One genomic segment of Dehalogenimonas alkenigignens includes these proteins:
- a CDS encoding NADH-quinone oxidoreductase subunit B family protein, whose amino-acid sequence MSLSQIIGNILGPKRAAALVFNESEFEKIGLELKGEIDRVFGRSLAIRELDTGSDNAVEIELNNLGTPYYDVERFGVCFVASPRHADVIIVTGAVTLNMAEAARKTYEAMPQPGWVIAVGDDACGTGLVRDSYAVLGAADKILPVDFKIPGNPPTPTDIIRGLLAFMTTILSQKKKR is encoded by the coding sequence ATGAGCCTTTCACAAATTATCGGCAACATCCTGGGACCCAAACGCGCGGCGGCGCTGGTGTTCAATGAGTCGGAGTTCGAAAAAATCGGACTTGAGCTGAAGGGGGAGATCGACCGGGTCTTCGGCAGAAGCCTGGCGATCAGGGAACTGGATACCGGGTCGGACAACGCCGTCGAGATCGAGTTGAACAATTTAGGCACACCGTATTACGACGTCGAAAGATTCGGCGTCTGCTTTGTCGCCTCGCCGCGCCATGCCGATGTCATCATCGTCACCGGGGCTGTCACCCTGAATATGGCCGAAGCGGCGCGCAAGACCTATGAGGCGATGCCCCAGCCGGGATGGGTTATCGCCGTCGGCGACGACGCGTGCGGCACCGGACTGGTCAGAGATTCGTATGCCGTACTGGGGGCAGCCGATAAAATCCTTCCGGTGGATTTCAAAATCCCGGGCAATCCGCCGACGCCGACCGACATCATCCGAGGCCTGCTGGCGTTTATGACAACTATCCTGAGTCAGAAAAAAAAGCGCTAA
- a CDS encoding DUF1428 domain-containing protein encodes MKYVDGYVIALPEKNMAAYRQMAEMSARVWKKHGALEYFECVGEDLNPKPQPGVPPEMAGTTFPKALSIKPGETVVFSFVVFKSRAHRDEVNAMVMKDPEMNDPQYQDKPMPFDMKRMIYGGFKVIAEA; translated from the coding sequence ATGAAGTATGTCGATGGGTACGTCATCGCGCTGCCGGAGAAAAATATGGCAGCTTACCGCCAAATGGCCGAGATGTCAGCCCGGGTCTGGAAAAAACACGGCGCTCTCGAATATTTCGAGTGTGTTGGTGAAGATCTCAACCCCAAGCCACAGCCGGGAGTGCCTCCGGAAATGGCCGGCACCACCTTCCCCAAAGCCCTGAGCATTAAACCCGGCGAGACGGTAGTTTTTTCGTTCGTAGTCTTCAAGTCACGGGCGCACCGGGATGAGGTGAACGCCATGGTGATGAAAGATCCGGAGATGAACGATCCACAGTACCAAGACAAGCCAATGCCATTCGATATGAAGCGGATGATCTACGGCGGTTTCAAAGTCATCGCCGAGGCGTAA
- a CDS encoding VOC family protein: MQRITPNLWFDNNAEEAAAFYTSTFGNSKTGLVTRYGAEGAKVSGMAEGSVMTVEFQIEGFNSIALNGGPIFKFTPAVSFFLNFDPSRDPEARKHLDALWQKLSTGGTALMPLDKYPFSERYGWIQDRYGVSWQLILSDPGGEERPFIVPSLLFVGEVAGRAEEAIELYRSVFPDSRRGLTARFGKGQEPDKEGTLMFADFMIMHQWFAAMDSAGPHQFTFNEAISLMVECRDQAEIDRYWDRLIEDGEEQPCGWLKDKFGVSWQIVPAGMNEILQDPDRLKRERVMKAFFQMKKIDVAALKAAAQ, translated from the coding sequence ATGCAGAGAATCACCCCCAACCTGTGGTTTGACAACAATGCCGAGGAGGCCGCCGCCTTCTACACATCTACCTTCGGCAATTCAAAAACCGGATTAGTCACCCGCTACGGCGCGGAGGGGGCCAAAGTTTCCGGCATGGCAGAAGGCTCGGTGATGACAGTCGAGTTCCAGATCGAGGGATTCAACTCCATCGCCTTAAACGGCGGCCCGATATTCAAATTCACCCCGGCGGTGTCGTTCTTCCTGAATTTCGATCCGTCCAGGGATCCCGAAGCCAGGAAGCATCTGGACGCATTGTGGCAGAAACTCTCGACCGGCGGAACGGCGCTCATGCCGCTTGACAAATATCCCTTCAGCGAACGCTACGGCTGGATCCAGGATAGATACGGGGTCTCCTGGCAACTCATCCTGTCCGATCCCGGCGGGGAAGAACGGCCTTTCATTGTGCCTTCACTCTTGTTTGTGGGCGAAGTCGCCGGCCGGGCGGAAGAAGCGATCGAGTTGTACCGTTCGGTTTTTCCCGATTCCAGGCGGGGGCTTACCGCCCGCTTCGGCAAAGGCCAGGAGCCTGACAAAGAAGGCACGCTTATGTTCGCCGACTTTATGATCATGCACCAGTGGTTCGCCGCCATGGACAGCGCCGGGCCGCATCAATTCACCTTTAATGAAGCAATTTCACTGATGGTAGAGTGCAGGGACCAGGCGGAGATCGACCGCTATTGGGATAGGTTGATCGAAGACGGCGAGGAACAGCCCTGCGGCTGGCTCAAGGATAAATTCGGCGTGTCATGGCAGATTGTCCCTGCCGGGATGAACGAGATATTGCAGGACCCGGACCGACTGAAGAGGGAACGGGTAATGAAAGCCTTCTTTCAGATGAAGAAGATTGATGTTGCGGCGCTGAAGGCGGCGGCGCAGTAG
- the purU gene encoding formyltetrahydrofolate deformylase yields MTSAILKVSCQDRRGIIAAVSGFISDRGGNIITLDEFVERNSNTFFMRVEWDIHNFSIEREHIAAAVDGLAAEGGFGGKWEIFFSDIKPQMAVFVSKYDHCLWDLLLRHQAGELRCDIPVIISNHEDLRPAAEFFGIPYRVVPKTAGNKSQAERREFEILESYRIDFVVMARYMQVLSEDFLSRYQNRVINIHHSFLPAFEGARPYHQAFERGVKIIGATAHFATVNLDKGPIIHQATLPISHQDTVDDLITKGRDIEKRVLSDGVKLYIAHRVFVHGNRTIIL; encoded by the coding sequence ATGACATCAGCTATACTCAAAGTCAGCTGCCAGGACCGGCGCGGCATCATCGCCGCGGTGTCCGGCTTCATTTCCGACCGCGGCGGCAACATCATCACCCTGGACGAGTTCGTCGAGCGTAATTCGAATACCTTCTTCATGCGCGTCGAATGGGACATCCATAACTTCTCGATCGAGCGCGAACACATCGCCGCGGCCGTTGACGGCCTGGCTGCCGAAGGCGGATTCGGCGGTAAGTGGGAAATATTCTTCTCGGATATCAAACCGCAGATGGCGGTCTTCGTCTCCAAATATGACCATTGCTTATGGGACCTGCTGCTCCGCCATCAGGCTGGTGAACTGCGGTGCGATATTCCGGTCATCATCAGCAACCATGAAGACCTGCGGCCGGCCGCCGAGTTTTTCGGCATCCCCTACCGCGTCGTCCCCAAGACCGCGGGGAATAAGTCCCAGGCCGAGCGCCGGGAATTCGAAATTCTGGAGAGTTATCGGATTGATTTCGTCGTCATGGCCCGTTACATGCAGGTCTTAAGCGAAGATTTCCTGTCGCGCTACCAGAACCGGGTCATCAACATCCACCACTCATTCCTCCCGGCTTTCGAAGGCGCCAGGCCTTATCATCAGGCCTTCGAGCGCGGGGTTAAGATCATCGGCGCCACCGCCCACTTCGCCACGGTAAATCTCGATAAAGGCCCGATCATCCACCAGGCGACGCTGCCCATCTCCCACCAGGATACCGTCGACGACTTGATCACCAAAGGCCGCGACATCGAGAAACGGGTCTTAAGCGACGGCGTGAAACTCTATATCGCCCACCGGGTCTTTGTCCACGGCAACCGGACAATAATCCTGTAG
- the trpS gene encoding tryptophan--tRNA ligase produces the protein MKKRVFSGIRPTGRIHLGNYLGAVQNYVAMQDEFECVYCVVDIHALTTLEDTHLLQENIREQVIDLLAAGLDPSKCTLFVQSHVPEVTELFTLLGMATPLSWLLRVPTFKEKVKQQPQNVNYGLVGYPVLMTADIVLYKAEVVPVGEDQLPHLELAREIVRRFNDIFGETFPEPKGRLTSVPMVVGLDGRDKMSKSLNNHIELAATPEETMKKVMSAVTDPARMRRADPGHPEVCNIYKLHKTFTPSAVDEIAQGCRTASRGCVECKKELGNAINEYLAPLRARRAEIAKDQAYLDRVIKEGAEKARAIAKVTMVEVKRRMGLL, from the coding sequence ATGAAAAAACGCGTCTTTTCCGGAATACGGCCCACCGGCCGCATTCACCTTGGCAACTACCTTGGCGCAGTGCAGAACTACGTAGCGATGCAGGACGAGTTTGAATGTGTTTACTGCGTTGTGGATATCCATGCCCTGACCACGCTGGAGGACACCCACCTGCTTCAGGAAAACATCAGGGAGCAGGTGATCGACCTGCTGGCCGCCGGCCTTGACCCCTCGAAATGCACTTTATTCGTCCAGTCCCATGTGCCGGAAGTGACCGAACTGTTCACCCTGCTGGGCATGGCTACCCCACTGAGTTGGCTGCTCCGGGTGCCGACGTTTAAAGAGAAGGTCAAGCAGCAGCCGCAGAACGTCAACTACGGTCTGGTCGGTTACCCGGTGCTGATGACCGCCGACATCGTGCTTTACAAAGCTGAGGTCGTTCCGGTGGGCGAGGATCAGCTGCCCCACCTGGAGCTGGCGCGCGAGATCGTGCGGCGCTTCAACGACATCTTCGGCGAAACCTTCCCCGAACCCAAGGGTCGCCTGACCAGCGTGCCGATGGTGGTCGGCCTGGACGGCCGCGACAAGATGAGCAAATCCTTGAACAACCACATTGAGCTGGCAGCAACGCCCGAAGAAACGATGAAAAAGGTGATGAGCGCCGTCACCGACCCGGCTCGGATGAGGCGCGCCGATCCCGGCCACCCCGAGGTCTGCAACATCTATAAACTTCACAAGACCTTCACGCCGTCCGCCGTCGATGAGATCGCTCAGGGCTGCCGCACCGCCTCACGCGGCTGCGTCGAGTGTAAGAAAGAACTCGGGAATGCCATCAACGAATACCTGGCGCCGCTGCGCGCCCGCCGTGCCGAGATCGCCAAAGACCAGGCCTATCTAGACCGGGTGATCAAAGAAGGCGCTGAAAAAGCCCGAGCCATCGCCAAAGTGACTATGGTCGAGGTCAAGCGGCGGATGGGACTTCTGTAG